The following are encoded together in the Herpetosiphonaceae bacterium genome:
- a CDS encoding DUF433 domain-containing protein: protein MMAEKQLILSSPEILGGTPVFAGTRVPIKNLIDYLEAGDTLDEFLDDFPSVSRDHAIQVLELAKEALVSYATARAA from the coding sequence ATGATGGCGGAGAAGCAACTTATTCTATCCTCACCCGAAATTTTGGGAGGGACGCCCGTGTTTGCTGGAACCCGCGTCCCAATCAAGAACTTAATTGATTATTTAGAAGCGGGTGACACCCTTGACGAGTTTTTAGACGACTTTCCGTCCGTTAGCCGCGACCACGCTATCCAGGTGCTGGAGTTAGCAAAGGAGGCGTTAGTGTCGTATGCAACGGCGCGTGCTGCTTGA
- a CDS encoding DUF5615 family PIN-like protein, which produces MQRRVLLDECLPKNLKRALPTHSVATVQEMGWSGKKNGELMQLAHGQFEVFLTSDQNLRYQQHLAYGDVGVMVLVAPTNRIEALHPLMPRVNQILPTIKAGEVIEVTL; this is translated from the coding sequence ATGCAACGGCGCGTGCTGCTTGATGAATGTCTGCCGAAGAACCTCAAACGTGCGTTACCAACGCATAGCGTCGCTACCGTACAAGAGATGGGCTGGTCTGGGAAAAAGAACGGTGAGTTGATGCAGCTTGCGCACGGTCAGTTCGAGGTGTTTCTCACCAGCGACCAAAACCTGCGCTATCAGCAACATCTTGCCTATGGGGATGTGGGAGTCATGGTCCTCGTCGCGCCAACCAACCGGATCGAGGCACTGCACCCATTAATGCCGCGAGTCAACCAGATTCTCCCGACGATCAAAGCAGGCGAGGTCATTGAGGTTACGCTGTAG